A stretch of the Hippocampus zosterae strain Florida chromosome 16, ASM2543408v3, whole genome shotgun sequence genome encodes the following:
- the LOC127587901 gene encoding lissencephaly-1 homolog A-like, whose translation MVLSQRQRDELNRAVADYLRSSGCDGAYRTFKKEADLDVNEDADKKYAGLLEKKWTSVIRLQKKVMELESKLNEAKEELTRHGGPAAPKRDPKEWIPRPPERYALSGHRAPITRVVFHPVLSVMVTSSEDATIKVWDYEAGDFERTLKGHTDSVQDVSFDQTGELLASCSADMSIKLWDFRGFECIRTMHGHDHNVSSVAIMPNADHIVSASRDKTIKMWEVATGYCVKTFTGHREWVRMVRPNPDGSLIASCSNDQTVRVWAVLSKECKAELREHQHVVECVSWAPDGAGASILEATGSEGRCATAGGPFLLSGSRDKTIKMWDVGIGICVMTLVGHDNWVRGVLLHPGGGFILSCGDDKTLRVWDYKNKRCAKTLGAHEHFVTSLDFHKSAPYVATASVDQTVKVWQCR comes from the exons ATGGTGCTGTCACAGAGACAAAGAGACGAACT AAACCGAGCCGTCGCCGACTATCTGCGCTCCAGCGGATGCGACGGCGCCTACCGCACCTTCAAGAAGGAGGCCGACTTGGACGTG AATGAAGACGCGGACAAAAAGTACGCCGGGCTCCTGGAAAAGAAGTGGACGTCGGTCATCCGGTTGCAGAAGAag GTGATGGAGTTGGAGTCCAAGCTGAACGAAGCCAAGGAGGAGCTGACGCGGCACGGCGGGCCCGCCGCACCCAAGAGGGACCCCAAAGAGTggatcccccgcccccccgagcGCTACGCCCTCAGCGGCCACCGCGCTCCCATCACCCGGGTGGTCTTCCATCCCGTCCTCTCCGTCATGGTCACGTCCTCCGAGGACGCCACCATCAAG GTGTGGGACTACGAGGCGGGGGACTTTGAGCGCACGCTGAAGGGCCACACGGACTCGGTGCAGGACGTCTCCTTCGACCAGACGGGCGAGCTGCTGGCTTCGTGTTCGGCCGACATGAGCATCAAACTTTGGGACTTCCGAGGCTTCGAGTGCATCAGGACCATGCACG GCCACGACCACAACGTCTCGTCCGTTGCCATCATGCCCAACGCCGACCACATCGTGTCGGCGTCCAGAGACAAGACCATCAAAATGTGGGAGGTGGCCACCGG GTACTGCGTGAAGACCTTCACGGGCCACCGGGAGTGGGTGCGCATGGTGCGGCCCAACCCGGACGGCTCGCTGATCGCCAGCTGCTCCAACGACCAGACGGTGCGCGTGTGGGCCGTCCTGTCCAAAGAGTGCAAGGCGGAGCTGCGCGAGCACCAGCACGTGGTGGAGTGCGTCTCCTGGGCCCCCGACGGCGCGGGGGCCTCCATCCTGGAGGCCACCGGCTCCGAG GGGAGGTGCGCCACGGCCGGCGGACCCTTCCTCCTCTCGGGATCCAGAGACAAAACCATCAAGATGTGGGACGTCGGCATCGGGATCTGCGTCATGACCTTG GTGGGCCACGATAACTGGGTGCGCGGCGTGCTGCTCCACCCCGGCGGCGGCTTCATCCTCAGCTGCGGCGACGACAAGACCTTGCGGGTTTGGGACTACAAGAACAAACGCTGCGCCAAGACGCTCGGCGCTCACGAGCACTTTGTCACCTCTCTGG ATTTCCACAAGAGCGCCCCCTACGTGGCCACGGCCAGCGTGGACCAGACGGTCAAAGTGTGGCAGTGTCGTTGA
- the LOC127587903 gene encoding coiled-coil domain-containing protein 92-like, translated as MEAGRALERHVASVHRGIVFLQREHVTLLAGLHVEIGNLKRRCQELSCELDSRFPHRTTAEDEAQLTSRCEAARRLLEERRGATEAARGALRLGGARASELGRSLRRDERRFLDELKRRSRKIAALGRELQRQKGAAAALRRQLDAARAQLRRRPALEDDGGAGVRTERVRACVPRERVTSPQRPRPMPDPALFLPPPRRRAEAADREDDWEDVDEGGGLRGRVDMGGAEGETAL; from the exons ATGGAGGCCGGTCGGGCGCTGGAGCGTCACGTGGCCAGCGTGCACCGAGGAATCGTTTTCCTCCAGCGCGAGCATGTGACGCTGCTGGCAGGCCTGCACGTGGAGATCGGCAACCTCAAGAGGAGATGCCAAG AGTTGAGTTGCGAGCTGGACTCCAGGTTCCCGCACAGGACAACAGCAG AGGACGAGGCGCAACTGACGTCCCGCTGCGAGGCGGCGCGGCGGCTGCTGGAGGAGCGGCGCGGCGCGACGGAGGCGGCCCGCGGGGCGCTGCGCCTGGGAGGGGCGCGGGCCTCGGAGCTGGGGCGCAGCCTGCGCCGGGACGAGCGCCGCTTCCTGGACGAGCTGAAGCGGCGCAGCCGCAAGATCGCCGCGCTCGGCCGCGAGCTCCAGCGGCAGAAGGGCGCGGCGGCCGCCCTGCGCCGACAGCTGGACGCCGCCCGCGCCCAGCTGCGGAGGCGGCCCGCCCTCGAGGACGACGGAGGGGCCGGCGTGAGGACGGAGCGGGTGCGGGCGTGCGTCCCCCGCGAGAGAGTGACGTCGCCGCAGAGGCCGCGCCCCATGCCGGACCCCGCCCTCTTTCTGCCGCCCCCGCGCCGGAGGGCCGAGGCGGCCGACCGGGAGGACGACTGGGAGGACGTGGACGAGGGCGGCGGCCTTCGGGGGCGCGTGGACATGGGCGGCGCCGAGGGCGAGACGGCCCTGTGA
- the c16h17orf97 gene encoding protein LIAT1: protein MSEEDGRKMKTSSSSDDKKKKRRKKRKRRKKLGAALTPQQAALAELNPAVKGPEPARATPVPRGRTSKRRTACKKSKEPPREPLPLPLASDGPLKEPRPAGARVPPPTPSPPHVQLRECLRWEGALQDPRAEEERLETYRANRRRRYAAQRDAPPEAPLARIPAAPPGRRAL from the exons ATGTCGGAGGAGGACGGCCGCAAGATGAAGACTTCGAGCAGCTCGGACGACAAAAAGAAGAAGCGGAGGAAGAAAAGAAAGCGGAGAAAGAAACTCGGTGCCGCGCTCACACCGCAACAAGCGG CCCTGGCGGAACTCAACCCGGCAGTCAAGGGGCCCGAGCCGGCGCGGGCGACCCCGGTGCCTCGAGGTCGGACGTCAAAGCGGCGGACGGCGTGCAAGAAGAGCAAAGAGCCCCCGAGAGAgccgctcccgctccccctcgCCTCGGACGGCCCTCTCAAGGAGCCCCGTCCGGCCGGGGCCCGGGTGCCGCCCCcgacgccgtcgccgccgcacGTGCAGCTGAGGGAGTGCCTGAGGTGGGAGGGGGCCCTGCAGGACCCCCGGGCGGAGGAGGAGCGGCTGGAGACGTACCGGGCCAACAGGAGGCGCCGCTACGCCGCCCAGCGAGACGCCCCGCCGGAGGCCCCCCTGGCCCGGATCCCCGCGGCTCCCCCGGGCCGCCGCGCGCTCTGA
- the LOC127587961 gene encoding trafficking regulator of GLUT4 1-like encodes MAVNGESGTASVQRDPSSNGDFRDTEKLLAAAPPAAGGGGPCRSPDRRGSIRSLDSEQNGRRSPLKSGSAGQLAAAPVSSSRLSLASGGPQGGGAPPGPAPPSYLWLAVLSCLCPGVPLNVCALWYASVSRSVLNNGDVEAARKYGRLSLLLSLLAMLLGVVVIVFIVFTIELQQ; translated from the exons ATGGCCGTCAACGGCGAGAGCGGCACGGCGTCGGTCCAGAGGGACCCGTCGAGCAACGGAGACTTCCGCGACACGGAGAAGCTGCTGGCCGCCGCCCCGCCcgccgccggcggcggcgggccgTGCCGCTCGCCGGACCGGCGCGGCAGCATCCGCTCGCTGGACTCCGAGCAGAACGGCCGCCGCTCGCCGCTCAAGTCCGGCTCGGCGGGCCAGCTGGCGGCCGCGCCCGTGTCGTCGTCCCGCCTCAGCCTGGCGTCCGGCGGGCCGCAGGGTGGCGGCGCGCCGCCCGGCCCGGCGCCGCCCAGCTACCTGTGGCTGGCCGTCCTCTCCTGCCTCTGCCCCGGCGTGCCGCTCAACGTGTGCGCCTTGTGGTACGCCAGCGTG TCTCGCTCGGTGCTGAACAACGGCGACGTGGAGGCGGCGCGCAAGTACGGCCGCCTGTCTCTGCTGCTCAGCCTCCTGGCCATGCTGCTGGGCGTGGTCGTCATCGTCTTCATCGTCTTCACCATCG AGCTCCAGCAGTGA
- the LOC127587977 gene encoding vitronectin-like produces MGRRGARRSARSSSAPRDHSQLGLRPLARRFLSSKLVLSLVNLWRQLCSRFVGAMKTPRIFIIATMMTMTTKLTSAADETCAGRCGSFEPLRKCQCDSMCLYYGSCCPDFDRLCPKKTARGDTFEEAQEDRNTSETPVHVLGPSAPPPPFSSGAPPPFSSGAPPPFSSSAPPLTSERPEPPPAAPPADRDADVCSARPFDAFLQLKNGSVYAFRGHYFFELDDKAVLPGYPKRIADVWGVTGPVDAAFTRINCQGKSYIFQGRKYWRFDGDVLDEGFPRDIAEGFRGIPDDLHAAFAVPAPNHRQREKAYFFKGDRYHVYEFVNQPGHGDCVRMSRSSPSLLFSRYTDLFCDQSLDDLFATLFGAAGGRRSPGPHLIGRDWAGLVPPVDAAMAGRVFLSPEPAPPKSPPFARRRNQHRRRKSRRRQSRQAPFDDFWSDLFDDGETSQEEVAVAAPPPPRGQTPVQYVYFFKRDGYYRVDLRSKRVAPAAPPYPRSIAEYWLGCPREDAPDAPRVERR; encoded by the exons ATGGGACGGCGCGGCGCGCGGCGGTCAGCCCGCTCGTCCTCGGCGCCCCGCGACCACTCTCAACTCGGACTGCGACCGCTCGCTCGTCGCTTCCTCTCCTCGAAACTCGTTTTGTCGCTTGTCAACCTTTGGCGGCAACTTTGTTCCCGTTTCGTCGGCGCCATGAAGACGCCGCGCATCTTCATCATCGcaacgatgatgacgatgaccacAAAGCTGACCTCGGCCGCAGACG AGACGTGCGCCGGCCGCTGCGGGTCCTTCGAGCCGCTGAGGAAGTGCCAGTGCGATTCCATGTGCCTTTACTACGGAAGCTGCTGTCCCGACTTTGACCGACTGTGTCCCAAGAAGA CGGCGCGCGGTGACACCTTTGAAGAAGCCCAAGAGGACCGGAACACGTCGGAGACGCCGGTCCACGTGTTGGGCCcaagcgcgccgccgccgccgttctcCTCCGGCGCGCCGCCGCCGTTCTCCTCCGGCGCGCCGCCGCCGTTCTCCTCCAGCGCGCCGCCGCTCACCTCCGAGCGGCCCGAACCTCCCCCCGCGGCGCCGCCTGCCGACCGAGACGCGGACGTCTGCAGCGCGCGGCCCTTCGACGCCTTCCTGCAGCTGAAGAACGGATCTGTGTACGCCTTCAGAG gccATTATTTCTTCGAGCTGGACGACAAGGCCGTGCTGCCCGGCTACCCCAAACGGATCGCCGACGTGTGGGGCGTGACGGGGCCCGTGGACGCCGCCTTCACCCGCATCAACTGCCAGGGCAAGTCGTACATCTTCCAG GGAAGGAAGTACTGGCGCTTTGACGGCGACGTCTTGGACGAGGGCTTCCCCCGGGACATCGCCGAGGGCTTCCGCGGCATCCCCGACGACCTGCACGCCGCCTTCGCCGTGCCGGCGCCCAATCACCGGCAAAGGGAGAAGGCCTACTTCTTCAAAG GCGATCGCTATCACGTGTACGAGTTCGTCAACCAGCCCGGCCACGGCGACTGCGTCCGCATGAGTCGCTCTTCGCCGTCGCTCTTGTTCTCGCGCTACACCGACCTCTTTTGTGACCAAAGTCTGGACGACCTTTTCGCCACGCTCTTTGGGGCCGCAG GCGGCCGCCGGTCGCCGGGGCCGCACCTCATCGGCCGCGACTGGGCGGGCCTCGTCCCCCCGGTGGATGCGGCCATGGCGGGGCGCGTCTTCCTCAGCCCCGAGCCCGCGCCGCCAAAGTCGCCGCCGTTCGCCCGGAGGCGAAACCAGCACAGGCGGCGGAAGTCCCGACGCAGGCAAAGTCGCCAAGCGCCGTTCGACGACTTCTGGAGCGACTTGTTCGACGACGGCGAAACGTCGCAAGAGGAGGTCGCCgtggcggcgccgccgccgccgcgaggGCAAACGCCCGTTCAATACGTCTACTTCTTCAAGAGAG ATGGCTACTACCGGGTGGACCTGCGCAGCAAACGCGTGGCGCCGGCCGCGCCGCCTTACCCGCGCTCCATCGCCGAGTACTGGCTGGGTTGCCCGCGGGAAGACGCTCCTGACGCCCCGCGCGTCGAGAGGAGATGA